A single region of the Moritella sp. Urea-trap-13 genome encodes:
- a CDS encoding dicarboxylate/amino acid:cation symporter codes for MWKKLEPYKSSIILLTALVIGGAIGIYLPDFALTLKPIGQIFLNLLFMIIVPLVSVSVMSSIASMTDLKKLGKMLGIILVVSIMMAIIPAVSIVGLASIFDPAQGVTLELAKDFTAEAGKIDFASMLTTNDFVGLLSKSNILALIVMSIIAGIAIGQSGESGKKIADLLNSLNEVIMKVVSIIMVGAPVGLGAYFASTMASQDPELLVTFARAIGLFFAATAIYFVVGSTFYSWIGGGTNAVRAFWKNAFEPSATALGTCSSLGTLPVNIRAAKNMGIKDDIVDICLPLLANLNKGGVAMIAALKIVFIYAVLGLEFTPEVFFITIVISVLSAIIVGGVPGGAFLGEIFIVTSLGLPIECIPILVVIGAITDAPATMLNVVNDLNATQIVERFMKRGEKLETQSQTNLQQA; via the coding sequence ATGTGGAAAAAGCTCGAACCTTATAAATCATCAATCATACTATTAACCGCTTTAGTCATCGGTGGGGCAATCGGTATTTACTTACCCGATTTCGCACTGACGCTAAAACCAATTGGTCAGATATTTTTAAACCTGCTATTCATGATCATTGTACCGCTAGTTAGTGTCAGCGTTATGTCATCGATTGCTAGTATGACTGATTTGAAGAAGCTCGGTAAAATGCTCGGTATTATTCTAGTCGTTTCAATTATGATGGCAATTATCCCTGCTGTCAGCATTGTTGGTCTAGCATCTATCTTTGATCCTGCACAAGGTGTAACACTTGAATTAGCTAAGGACTTTACCGCAGAAGCTGGCAAGATTGACTTCGCAAGTATGCTAACAACCAATGACTTTGTTGGTCTGCTGTCTAAGTCTAATATCCTCGCCCTTATTGTTATGTCGATTATCGCTGGTATCGCGATTGGTCAATCAGGTGAAAGCGGCAAGAAAATTGCTGACCTGCTTAACAGCCTAAACGAAGTTATCATGAAAGTGGTTTCTATCATCATGGTTGGTGCGCCGGTTGGTCTTGGTGCATATTTCGCGTCAACAATGGCGAGTCAAGATCCTGAGCTGCTAGTGACTTTTGCTCGAGCGATTGGTTTATTCTTTGCTGCTACCGCTATTTACTTTGTGGTTGGCTCTACCTTTTACTCATGGATTGGCGGCGGCACCAACGCTGTACGCGCTTTCTGGAAAAATGCCTTTGAACCGTCAGCTACCGCTTTAGGTACTTGTTCTTCATTAGGCACATTACCAGTAAACATTCGTGCAGCTAAAAATATGGGCATCAAAGATGACATCGTCGATATTTGTTTACCACTACTAGCAAACCTTAATAAAGGTGGTGTGGCGATGATTGCGGCACTGAAAATTGTATTCATCTACGCCGTGTTAGGGCTTGAATTTACCCCTGAAGTATTCTTCATCACTATCGTTATTTCAGTATTATCGGCAATCATTGTCGGTGGTGTACCTGGTGGCGCATTCTTAGGTGAGATATTCATTGTTACCTCACTGGGTCTGCCAATCGAATGTATCCCAATCCTAGTCGTTATTGGTGCTATTACCGATGCACCAGCAACCATGCTTAACGTTGTGAATGACTTAAACGCAACACAAATTGTAGAACGTTTCATGAAACGCGGCGAAAAATTAGAAACTCAATCTCAAACCAACTTACAACAAGCTTAA
- a CDS encoding transcriptional regulator — MKIEIDFSVLIKFIAGVIGSHCEIVIHDLSDVSKSIVAIENGHITGRQIGSPATDLALKQIKSIEQGNTEQGNKEPFLLNYRGRAGNGAELRSSTLMIFKNNKPEYMLCLNIDDSNVKSAIDMLKASIPDHEVAEARDENFYNSIEDVSNSIIEQAQNELNLTVLSRLSLPEKNVFVKTVEKSGLFTIKGNVQKVSKMLDISEQTLYRYLK; from the coding sequence ATGAAAATAGAAATAGATTTTAGTGTACTGATAAAGTTTATCGCAGGTGTTATCGGTTCTCATTGTGAAATTGTAATACATGATTTAAGTGATGTATCAAAGTCGATAGTGGCAATTGAAAATGGCCATATTACCGGGAGACAAATAGGTTCTCCAGCGACTGACTTGGCATTAAAACAAATAAAAAGTATTGAACAAGGAAATACGGAACAAGGCAACAAAGAACCATTTTTACTGAATTATCGGGGGCGTGCTGGCAATGGTGCAGAGCTACGTTCATCAACCTTGATGATCTTTAAAAACAATAAACCTGAATACATGCTCTGTTTAAATATTGATGACAGTAACGTTAAAAGTGCTATTGATATGCTTAAAGCAAGCATACCTGATCATGAAGTCGCAGAGGCTCGGGATGAGAATTTCTATAACTCTATAGAGGACGTCAGTAATAGCATTATAGAGCAGGCTCAAAATGAGTTAAATCTAACGGTGTTATCACGATTAAGTTTACCTGAAAAAAATGTGTTTGTTAAAACGGTTGAGAAGTCAGGATTATTTACCATCAAAGGGAATGTGCAGAAGGTGTCCAAAATGTTGGATATTTCAGAACAGACTTTATATCGCTACTTAAAATAA
- a CDS encoding Rid family detoxifying hydrolase has translation MKTIIHSEQVPAAIGPFSHGTAFAGLIFTSGQLPVNKGTGAVVAGGIVEQSKQSLENLNQVLLAGGGDLSTVLKTTCFLADISDFAQFNEVYQSFFNTDCPARSCFAVKDLPLGVKVEVEAIAHVK, from the coding sequence ATGAAAACAATTATTCATTCAGAACAAGTACCAGCAGCTATCGGCCCTTTCTCACATGGCACAGCCTTTGCGGGACTGATTTTTACCTCAGGGCAACTTCCTGTGAATAAAGGCACTGGTGCTGTGGTTGCTGGCGGTATTGTTGAGCAAAGTAAGCAGTCGCTAGAAAACCTAAATCAGGTTCTGCTTGCTGGTGGCGGCGATTTGAGTACGGTTTTAAAAACGACTTGTTTCCTTGCTGATATCAGCGATTTTGCGCAGTTCAATGAAGTTTACCAAAGCTTTTTCAATACTGATTGTCCGGCACGTAGCTGCTTTGCAGTTAAAGATTTACCGTTAGGGGTAAAAGTCGAAGTTGAAGCGATTGCCCACGTAAAATAA
- the metC gene encoding cystathionine beta-lyase produces the protein MSTNKMSTLLVTAGRSKKFGQGSVNPVIQRASSLVFDSVKAKKFATANRAKGELFYGRRGTITHFSLQEAMVELEGGAGCALYPCGAAAVTNSILAFVEAGDHVLMTGAAYEPTQDFCNIILKDLNVSTTYYNPMIGAEIAELIQPTTKVVFLESPSSVTMEVQDIPSMVNAIRAVNPEIIIMIDNTWAAGILFKALEHDIDISIQAGTKYIVGHSDAMLGTAVSNARCWDRLRERSYLMGQMVDADTAYVASRGLRTMGVRLKQHQQSSIKIANWLSERPEVERVNHPELPSCKGHEFYKRDFNGCNGLFSFILKERLSDEQVAAYLDNFKHFSMAYSWGGYESLVLANQPEELDAIRPAGGVDFSGTLIRLHIGLEDAEDLIEDLIAGFQRIES, from the coding sequence ATGTCTACAAATAAAATGAGTACATTATTAGTAACGGCTGGTCGTTCAAAAAAATTCGGACAAGGCTCTGTTAACCCTGTGATCCAACGCGCATCATCTTTGGTATTTGATTCTGTAAAAGCGAAAAAATTCGCGACAGCTAATCGTGCTAAAGGCGAGTTGTTCTATGGACGTCGTGGCACCATCACGCACTTCTCTTTGCAAGAAGCGATGGTTGAATTGGAAGGCGGTGCCGGTTGTGCATTATATCCATGTGGCGCTGCTGCAGTGACTAATTCTATTTTAGCGTTTGTCGAAGCGGGTGATCATGTATTGATGACTGGCGCAGCTTATGAGCCGACACAAGATTTTTGTAATATCATCCTAAAAGATTTGAATGTCAGCACGACGTACTACAATCCAATGATTGGCGCTGAGATTGCTGAATTGATCCAACCGACCACTAAAGTGGTGTTCTTGGAATCGCCAAGCTCAGTGACAATGGAAGTGCAAGATATTCCATCAATGGTTAACGCGATCCGCGCCGTTAATCCTGAAATAATTATCATGATTGATAACACTTGGGCGGCAGGTATTTTGTTTAAAGCCCTTGAGCACGACATCGATATTTCTATCCAAGCGGGTACTAAATATATTGTTGGTCATTCCGATGCAATGTTAGGTACCGCTGTTTCTAATGCGCGCTGTTGGGACCGTCTTCGCGAACGTTCATATTTAATGGGACAAATGGTTGACGCCGATACAGCTTATGTCGCGTCTCGCGGTCTTCGCACTATGGGTGTGCGTTTGAAACAACATCAGCAGAGCAGTATTAAGATTGCCAACTGGTTAAGTGAACGCCCAGAAGTAGAGCGTGTTAATCATCCGGAATTACCAAGCTGTAAAGGTCATGAATTCTATAAGCGCGACTTTAACGGTTGTAACGGCTTATTCTCATTCATTCTGAAAGAGCGTTTATCTGATGAGCAAGTGGCAGCATACTTAGATAACTTCAAACACTTTAGTATGGCTTATTCATGGGGCGGCTATGAGTCTTTGGTTCTTGCTAATCAGCCTGAGGAACTTGATGCCATTCGCCCTGCAGGCGGTGTCGATTTCTCCGGTACGCTGATACGTTTACACATTGGCTTAGAAGATGCCGAGGATTTAATTGAAGATCTGATCGCTGGATTTCAGCGTATTGAATCTTAA